TATCTAAATGCCTTATTAGGCGATTACGGCAGCATTCGATTTATGGAAAAGCTAAAACGTGAATTTTTTTCCGACGGACTTGATTACTGTGTCCCGAAAGATAATTCTATGACACCATATTTAGTAGAATTCAACATTTCAACCGCGTTCTCATTAATTCGTCTTTGGCAGCGCCGACAAAAAGATTTGCCCCCCGATCAATTATTTCATTTGATAAACACATTAGTAAATTCAGGAACATCCTCTGTTATATAGCGCAACAAAAAACCACCGATTCAAAATCTATTCGGTGGTTTTTCTCATACTATTTCCCCTCTTTTCGCTCTCGGAGATACCTATTAATATAAAAATTAATCATAAAAAGTGCCATGAAAATAAGAATACGATACATATCAGGAAAGGGATAATTCGGAACGAAAATCAAAATTCCAACGCCTCCCGCAATAATACACCCTAAAATATTCAGCCGTACTTTTCTAGTCATACACGCGCTCCTCGCCCTTCATTCGCTTATCATAAGGAACTAACTCCAGATCTATACCCTTTTGCGCTTTAAGTTTCGTGAATGCATCTAGATCAAGCGGACCAAAAGGCTTCTCCCACTCCAAATCGAAAATCCAATACTGCGGATTCTGATGCTTCAAACGGCGTTCCCCAACTTCCTCCGCGTCCTCCGATTTAGCGATCAAATACGCCTCATCCCAATCCACTTCCACAATATTCCCAATCATTTCTTCCGTATCATCCACGACAACTTTAAACACATTATCCATCGCCCCATCAGGATATCTCCGCACAAAATCGTGTTCCATCGTGTTAATCGCTACGATTTGATACTTATCATTCACAGCAATTTCATAATCACCAGCCCCTGAACAGCCAGCCAGCGCCAATATACTCAAACTACCAACTAATTTCTTTATCATCTGAATTCACTCTTTTCTGCCATTTCCCTATGTAAAACTATCCCATTCCACTTTATCATAAAAAAACAGCGAAGACCAAAAACTGATCTCCGCCGCTCTCCTTATCCTCTTTTCCACTGCAACCAACTATACGAATCCATGATTTGCAAGAACCTGACTAACCTCGACAAACTCATCCCATCCTCGTTTCCAAACGTCCGCGAAAACCGCTCCTCCATCTCTGGAATCGTCGTCTCCCCGTCCATTTGCGAAAGAATAAAATACCCATGTTCATCCAACTTAATCCGTCGCTGCGTCGGTTGCTTCAAAAGTTTCGTCGCCACGCGCTCGAGCCAAGCCGAACGCGGCACAATCAAATACTTCTCCTGCTCCGCCACTTCCAAAACAAGATTATCCTTCAAAACTGGAATTTCCTCCAACATATTGCGCCGTTCTTTTTTCCGCATATTCAGCACCTCATCTTACGCTTTTTTCTTTTTTGGTACCGTTGAGAAGTAAAGTAGCGTACACACAATCAAGAATACTAGGAATGGCAACCACTGATTCGAAAGCAGGTACTCGGTCGGAATAATGTTCGGGTTAATCGAAATCACAAACGCGATAATAACGCCAAGCAGTGATTCCCCCGCAATTAAACCAGACGCAAACAATGTCCCACGCTCGATTCGTTCTGCTTTTTCCTTGTCCTTTTTCAACTTGATTACTTGGTTTACGATCAAGCGTACAAATCCACCGAACATAACCGTCGCACTGATGTTTAGCGGCAAGTATAGACCTACTGCGAAAACAAGCGAGTTCATGCCTAGGAATTCAATCACGACGGCAATCGAAACCCCGATAAAGATGAGCGTCCACGGCAGATTACCATTCAAAATACCTTCTGCGAGAATTTTCATCAACGCTGCTTTTGGAGCTGGCAAAGCCTCAGAACCCATGCCATATGCGTTATCTAGCAACGTCAAAATATAACCCATGACAAGACCACTGGCGATAACACCGATCATCATCGCAACTTGCTGTTTCCAAGGCGTCCCACCAACGAGATACCCAGTTTTCAAATCTTGTGAAATATCACCCGCAACCGCGAGCGCCGTACAGACAATCGCGGCAACCGTCAATGTCAACACGATACCTTCTGTGCCGCTGTAACCAAACGATTTATAAGCAATCGCCACAATTAAAAGCGTCGCAATCGTCATTCCTGAAACCGGTGACGAAGAACTGCCGACAATCCCAACGATCCGTGATGCCACTGTAACGAATAAGAATCCGAAAATCGCAATTGCCAAAGCACCAATAATCCCCACATTCGTGAACGGATCAAACGCAATAATAACAATCAGTACAGTAATCCCAATCAAAACCCATTTCATCGGAATATCTTTATCCGTACGCTCAATTTCAAGCATTTTCTGACCTTTATTTTTATTCAGACCAACCATCGTACTTCGAAGCGTCTGAATAATCGCCGGCATCGTTTTCGCAAGCGTAATCAGACCACCCGCAGCAACCGCACCCGCACCGATATAACGAATATAGTTATCCCAAATCATGCTCGCATCTAAATTCTTCAACGCTTCTGTCGCTGGGAAAATCACATCCGAACTCCCACCACCGAAAAACGCAATCGACGGAATCAAAACGAGCGATGCCATTAAACCACCGGCCACCATCTGACCCGCAATTTTCGGCCCGATAATGAAACCAACACCGAGCAAGGCCGGATAAATTTGCGTCCCGATAAAGGCATTCTGGAAGTTATAAATCCCCGTCTGCACATCACTTCGGAACACTTTGAAACCATCCGTAAGAACTTTTACAAGCGCACCAACTCCGAAACCAAATACGACGAGTTTCGCTTGTGCACCGCCACCTTTTTCACCCGTTTTCAGAACTTCCGCACAGGCCGTTCCTTCGGGATACGGCAACGTTTCATGTTCGTTAACAATCAACATTCTACGCAGCGGAACCATCATGAACACACCTAGGAATCCCCCAGTTAGCACGATAAATACCAGCATAATTTGGTTGATATCGACGCCCAACATGAATAGCGCAGGAATGGTAAACACCGCACCAGCACCGAGCGCTTCCCCCGCCGTCGTCATCGTTTGTACAATATTATTTTCTAAAATTGAATCTCGTCTAAAAATACCACGCAAAATTCCCATCGAAATAACTGCCGCTGGAATCGACGCCGATACCGTCAAACCTACTTTGAGTCCCAAGTAAGCATTTGCCGCACCGAACAAAATTGAAAGAATAATACCAAGAACAATGGCTGTAACTGTCAATTCCGGCAGTGATTTGGAAGCAGGTATGTAAGGCTGAAACTTCTTGCTACCCATTTTATCACTCATTTTTGTAACTACTCCTTTTATGTTTTGTGTAATCTTTGTTCCTTTAAAGCAAAGATTCAGTATCTATTTTAA
The sequence above is drawn from the Listeria weihenstephanensis genome and encodes:
- a CDS encoding DUF3997 domain-containing protein: MIKKLVGSLSILALAGCSGAGDYEIAVNDKYQIVAINTMEHDFVRRYPDGAMDNVFKVVVDDTEEMIGNIVEVDWDEAYLIAKSEDAEEVGERRLKHQNPQYWIFDLEWEKPFGPLDLDAFTKLKAQKGIDLELVPYDKRMKGEERVYD
- a CDS encoding PqqD family protein — translated: MRKKERRNMLEEIPVLKDNLVLEVAEQEKYLIVPRSAWLERVATKLLKQPTQRRIKLDEHGYFILSQMDGETTIPEMEERFSRTFGNEDGMSLSRLVRFLQIMDSYSWLQWKRG
- a CDS encoding OPT family oligopeptide transporter, whose translation is MSDKMGSKKFQPYIPASKSLPELTVTAIVLGIILSILFGAANAYLGLKVGLTVSASIPAAVISMGILRGIFRRDSILENNIVQTMTTAGEALGAGAVFTIPALFMLGVDINQIMLVFIVLTGGFLGVFMMVPLRRMLIVNEHETLPYPEGTACAEVLKTGEKGGGAQAKLVVFGFGVGALVKVLTDGFKVFRSDVQTGIYNFQNAFIGTQIYPALLGVGFIIGPKIAGQMVAGGLMASLVLIPSIAFFGGGSSDVIFPATEALKNLDASMIWDNYIRYIGAGAVAAGGLITLAKTMPAIIQTLRSTMVGLNKNKGQKMLEIERTDKDIPMKWVLIGITVLIVIIAFDPFTNVGIIGALAIAIFGFLFVTVASRIVGIVGSSSSPVSGMTIATLLIVAIAYKSFGYSGTEGIVLTLTVAAIVCTALAVAGDISQDLKTGYLVGGTPWKQQVAMMIGVIASGLVMGYILTLLDNAYGMGSEALPAPKAALMKILAEGILNGNLPWTLIFIGVSIAVVIEFLGMNSLVFAVGLYLPLNISATVMFGGFVRLIVNQVIKLKKDKEKAERIERGTLFASGLIAGESLLGVIIAFVISINPNIIPTEYLLSNQWLPFLVFLIVCTLLYFSTVPKKKKA